One genomic segment of Acidihalobacter prosperus includes these proteins:
- a CDS encoding aspartate kinase yields MAFIVQKYGGTSVGAPERIEAVADKVKGFVDEGHQVVVVVSAMSGETNRLIELAHAIDPKARGRELDVLLSTGEQVTIALLSMALARRGCAARSYTGSQVRILTDSAYNKARILDIDQARVRADLEAGRVVVIAGFQGVDAEGHITTLGRGGSDTTAVALAAALKADECQIYTDVDGVYTTDPRVVDDARRLDRITFEEMLEMASLGSKVLQIRSVEFAGKYNVPLRVLSSFKDGPGTLITLEDNTMEDALISGIAFSRDEAQLTITGVPDEPGIAYRILGAIAELNIEVDMIVQNVSAEGLTDFTFTVHRNDYDRAMDRLREVVKDMSAREVVGNTRIAKISLVGVGMRSHAGIASKMFGVLGQEGVNILMISTSEIKISVVVQEKYLELAVRALHDAFDLARHPEERTDLPNA; encoded by the coding sequence ATGGCATTTATTGTTCAGAAATACGGCGGCACCTCGGTAGGCGCGCCGGAACGCATCGAGGCCGTGGCCGACAAGGTCAAGGGCTTCGTGGACGAAGGGCACCAGGTCGTGGTCGTGGTGTCGGCCATGTCTGGCGAGACCAACCGGCTGATCGAGCTTGCCCATGCGATCGATCCCAAGGCGCGTGGCCGCGAGCTCGATGTTCTGTTGTCCACCGGCGAGCAGGTGACCATCGCGCTGTTGAGCATGGCGCTGGCCAGGCGCGGGTGTGCGGCGCGTTCCTATACCGGTTCGCAGGTGCGCATTCTCACCGACAGCGCCTATAACAAGGCGCGCATTCTCGACATTGATCAGGCGCGGGTACGCGCGGATCTGGAGGCGGGCCGCGTGGTGGTGATCGCGGGTTTCCAGGGCGTCGATGCCGAGGGCCATATCACCACGCTTGGCCGCGGCGGCTCGGACACCACCGCCGTTGCGCTGGCCGCGGCCCTCAAGGCCGACGAGTGCCAGATCTACACTGACGTCGATGGCGTCTATACCACCGATCCGCGTGTGGTCGACGATGCCCGCCGTCTCGATCGCATCACCTTCGAGGAAATGCTCGAGATGGCGAGCCTGGGCTCCAAGGTCCTGCAGATCCGCTCGGTCGAGTTCGCCGGCAAGTACAACGTGCCGCTGCGTGTGCTGTCCAGCTTCAAGGACGGACCCGGCACCCTGATCACCCTCGAGGACAATACCATGGAAGACGCCCTGATCTCCGGCATCGCCTTCAGCCGCGACGAGGCCCAGCTCACGATCACCGGCGTGCCCGACGAGCCTGGCATCGCCTATCGCATCCTCGGCGCGATTGCCGAGCTGAACATCGAAGTCGACATGATCGTGCAGAACGTCAGTGCCGAAGGTTTGACCGATTTTACCTTCACAGTCCACCGTAACGACTATGATCGTGCCATGGATCGTTTGCGCGAGGTCGTCAAGGACATGAGTGCGCGCGAGGTGGTCGGCAACACCCGCATCGCCAAGATTTCGCTGGTCGGCGTGGGCATGCGTTCGCATGCCGGCATTGCCAGCAAGATGTTTGGTGTGTTGGGACAGGAAGGTGTCAACATCCTCATGATCTCCACCTCCGAGATCAAGATTTCGGTGGTCGTCCAGGAAAAATACCTGGAACTGGCCGTCCGCGCCCTACACGATGCCTTCGATCTCGCCCGACATCCTGAGGAACGTACCGACCTGCCGAATGCCTAA
- the alaS gene encoding alanine--tRNA ligase, whose product MITSAELRRRFLDYFIQRGHEAVPSSSLVPGNDPTLLFTNAGMVQFKDVFLGQDQRPYNRATTAQRCVRAGGKHNDLENVGYTARHHTFFEMLGNFSFGDYFKREAIAFAWGFLTADLGLPAEKLWVTVYESDDEAADIWLKDIGVDPSRFTRLGDKPGGRPFESDNFWTMGDTGPCGPCTEIFYDHGPEVAGGPPGSPEEDGDRYIEIWNLVFMQYDRNREGVMTPLPKPSVDTGMGLERLAAVLQGVHSNYEIDLFRHLMEAAAKLAGMTETDNPSLRVIADHIRSCSFLIADGVLPSNEGRGYVLRRIIRRAARHGHRLGLRDPFFHRLVAPLVDEMGEAYPELAAAQNRIEKVLEQEEERFAETLEKGLKLLEDAVADLGGAMLSGELIFRLYDTYGFPVDLTADIAREQGFALDMDGFEKAMDAQREKSRDASRFGADYGQQAQIDAHTEFSGYVRAEDQAEVVALLRDGAPVERLAEGESGGVVLDRTPFYAESGGQVGDTGALRAEGVEFAVEDTRKRGSAFVHVGRVASGELRVGDRVEARIDAARRQAIVLNHSATHLMHEALRRVLGDHVEQKGSLVTPERLRFDFAHFAPVSAAELREVERLVNAQIRENLDASADEMSLDEARKTGAKALFGEKYGDRVRVLRIGFSTELCGGTHVRRVGDIGLFKIVSESGVAAGVRRIEAITGENALNYLESVDERLDAIAGLLKTGRDGLDDKLRQLLERQRTLEKALDEAQRTLAAQAGDELVQRAVEVDGIAVLATRLDGVDPKALRETVDRLKDQLGRAAVVLATVGADGKVSIVAGVTKAETARVRAGDLVNSVATQVGGKGGGRPDMAQAGGNDPSGLDAALAAVPAWVETQLKAVTS is encoded by the coding sequence ATGATCACGAGTGCTGAGCTGCGCAGGCGATTCCTGGACTACTTCATCCAGCGCGGGCACGAAGCCGTGCCCTCCAGCTCGCTGGTGCCCGGCAACGACCCCACGCTGCTGTTCACCAACGCGGGCATGGTGCAGTTCAAGGACGTGTTCCTCGGGCAGGACCAGCGGCCCTACAACCGGGCTACCACGGCGCAGCGCTGCGTGCGCGCCGGCGGCAAGCACAACGACCTCGAAAACGTGGGCTACACCGCGCGGCATCACACCTTCTTCGAGATGCTGGGCAATTTCAGCTTCGGCGATTACTTCAAGCGCGAGGCCATCGCCTTCGCCTGGGGGTTCCTGACCGCCGACCTCGGCCTGCCGGCCGAGAAGCTGTGGGTGACCGTCTACGAAAGCGACGACGAGGCCGCCGACATCTGGCTCAAGGACATCGGCGTCGACCCGAGTCGCTTCACCCGCCTCGGCGACAAGCCCGGCGGCCGCCCGTTCGAAAGCGACAACTTCTGGACCATGGGCGATACCGGCCCCTGCGGTCCGTGCACCGAAATCTTCTACGATCACGGCCCTGAAGTGGCCGGCGGTCCCCCGGGTTCCCCGGAGGAGGACGGCGACCGTTACATCGAGATATGGAATCTCGTGTTCATGCAGTACGACCGCAACCGCGAAGGCGTGATGACGCCGCTGCCCAAGCCCTCGGTCGATACCGGCATGGGCCTGGAGCGGTTGGCCGCGGTCCTCCAGGGCGTGCACAGCAACTACGAGATCGACCTGTTCCGTCACTTGATGGAAGCGGCGGCGAAGCTGGCCGGGATGACGGAAACCGACAATCCGTCCCTGCGCGTGATCGCGGACCACATCCGCTCGTGCAGCTTTCTGATCGCCGACGGCGTGCTGCCCTCCAACGAGGGGCGCGGCTACGTGCTGCGCCGGATCATCCGCCGCGCCGCCCGCCACGGCCATCGTCTCGGCCTGCGCGACCCCTTCTTCCACCGGCTGGTCGCGCCGCTGGTCGACGAGATGGGCGAGGCCTATCCGGAACTCGCCGCGGCGCAGAACCGCATCGAGAAGGTTCTCGAGCAGGAGGAGGAACGCTTCGCCGAAACCCTGGAGAAGGGGCTCAAGCTGCTGGAGGACGCGGTGGCCGACCTCGGCGGCGCCATGCTGTCCGGCGAGCTGATTTTCCGCCTGTACGACACCTACGGCTTCCCGGTCGATCTCACCGCGGACATCGCCCGCGAGCAGGGCTTCGCGCTCGACATGGACGGCTTCGAGAAGGCCATGGACGCGCAGCGCGAGAAGTCGCGCGACGCCAGCCGCTTCGGGGCCGATTACGGCCAGCAGGCGCAGATCGACGCGCACACCGAATTCAGCGGCTACGTTCGCGCCGAGGATCAGGCCGAGGTCGTCGCCCTGTTGCGCGACGGCGCGCCCGTGGAGCGGCTGGCGGAGGGCGAGAGCGGCGGCGTGGTGCTCGACCGCACGCCCTTCTACGCCGAGTCCGGCGGTCAGGTGGGCGACACCGGCGCGCTGCGCGCAGAGGGCGTCGAGTTCGCCGTCGAGGACACGCGCAAGCGCGGCAGCGCCTTCGTCCACGTCGGCCGCGTGGCGTCCGGCGAACTGCGCGTCGGCGACCGCGTGGAGGCGCGCATCGACGCGGCCCGCCGGCAGGCGATCGTGCTCAACCACTCGGCCACTCACCTCATGCACGAGGCCCTGCGCCGCGTGCTGGGCGATCACGTCGAGCAGAAGGGCTCGCTGGTGACGCCTGAGCGCCTGCGCTTCGACTTTGCCCACTTCGCGCCGGTGAGCGCGGCCGAGCTGCGCGAGGTCGAGCGGCTGGTCAACGCCCAGATCCGCGAGAATCTGGACGCGAGCGCCGACGAGATGTCGCTGGACGAGGCGCGCAAGACTGGCGCCAAGGCCCTGTTCGGCGAGAAGTACGGCGACCGCGTGCGCGTGCTGCGCATCGGCTTCTCCACGGAGCTGTGCGGCGGCACGCACGTGCGCCGGGTGGGCGACATCGGGCTGTTCAAGATCGTCTCCGAAAGCGGCGTCGCCGCGGGCGTGCGCCGTATCGAGGCGATCACCGGCGAAAATGCGCTGAACTACCTCGAATCGGTGGACGAGCGCCTGGATGCCATCGCCGGTCTGCTCAAGACCGGTCGCGACGGCCTGGACGATAAACTGCGCCAGCTGCTGGAGCGCCAGCGCACTCTGGAAAAGGCACTGGACGAGGCGCAGCGCACGCTGGCCGCGCAGGCTGGCGACGAACTGGTTCAGCGTGCCGTCGAGGTCGACGGCATCGCGGTGCTGGCCACGCGTCTCGACGGCGTGGATCCGAAGGCGTTGCGCGAGACCGTCGATCGCCTCAAGGACCAGCTCGGTCGCGCCGCCGTCGTGCTCGCGACGGTCGGGGCCGACGGCAAGGTCAGCATCGTGGCCGGAGTCACCAAGGCCGAGACCGCGCGCGTGCGTGCCGGCGACCTCGTCAACAGCGTCGCCACCCAGGTCGGCGGCAAGGGCGGCGGCCGCCCCGACATGGCGCAGGCCGGCGGCAACGATCCCTCGGGTCTCGACGCCGCGCTCGCGGCCGTGCCCGCCTGGGTCGAGACGCAGCTCAAGGCCGTCACTTCCTGA
- a CDS encoding regulatory protein RecX → MRRPGRKSTPEASARELALGLLARREHGRAELARKLAQRGFGVDEVEPTLDALESQGLLSEVRYVESYVRSRIDRGYGPLRILAELRQRGASEAAAREALALDAEAWRARARQYYQRHFSGPPADYRERARRWRHMQQRGFDADTLATVLDHEGDGDDD, encoded by the coding sequence ATGCGCCGGCCGGGCAGGAAGTCGACGCCTGAGGCTTCCGCGCGGGAGCTGGCGCTCGGGCTGTTGGCCCGGCGCGAGCACGGCCGCGCGGAGCTGGCTAGGAAGCTGGCGCAACGCGGATTCGGGGTCGACGAGGTCGAACCGACGCTCGACGCGTTGGAATCGCAGGGGCTGCTGAGCGAGGTCCGCTACGTCGAGTCCTACGTGCGCAGCCGGATCGACCGCGGTTACGGCCCCTTGCGCATCCTGGCCGAATTGCGCCAGCGCGGCGCCTCCGAGGCCGCTGCCCGGGAGGCCCTGGCGCTCGATGCGGAAGCATGGCGTGCCCGCGCGCGCCAGTATTACCAGCGGCATTTCAGTGGACCGCCGGCGGACTACCGCGAACGCGCGCGGCGCTGGCGGCATATGCAACAACGCGGATTCGACGCAGACACCCTGGCGACCGTTCTCGACCACGAGGGCGACGGGGATGACGACTAG
- the recA gene encoding recombinase RecA yields the protein MDENRKKALAAALGQIEKQFGKGSVMRMGDSPASRDVAVISTGSLALDVALGVGGLPRGRVVEIYGPESSGKTTLTLETIAECQRAGGTCAFVDAEHALDPSYAEKLGVQVDDLLVSQPDTGEQALEIADMLVRSGAVDLVVVDSVAALTPKAEIEGEMGDSHVGLQARLMSQALRKLTANIKRSNTLVIFINQIRMKIGVMFGSPETTTGGNALKFYASVRLDIRRIGSIKKGDEVVGNETRVKVVKNKIAPPFRQAEFEILYGEGVSREGELIELGVQQGLIDKSGAWYSYNGERIGQGKDNVRNFLKEHPEMADEIDRALRERLLPKRGGEAEHAPAGQEVDA from the coding sequence GTGGACGAAAATCGGAAAAAAGCCCTCGCGGCGGCGCTTGGACAGATCGAGAAGCAGTTCGGCAAGGGCTCGGTCATGCGCATGGGCGACAGCCCTGCGTCGCGCGACGTGGCGGTGATATCGACCGGTTCGCTTGCCTTGGACGTGGCGTTGGGCGTCGGTGGCCTGCCACGCGGGCGCGTGGTCGAGATCTACGGGCCGGAGTCGTCGGGCAAGACCACGCTGACGCTGGAGACCATCGCGGAGTGCCAGCGAGCTGGCGGCACCTGCGCCTTCGTCGATGCCGAGCATGCGCTCGACCCCAGCTACGCCGAGAAACTGGGCGTGCAGGTCGACGACCTGCTGGTGTCGCAGCCCGATACCGGTGAGCAGGCGCTCGAGATCGCGGACATGCTGGTGCGCTCCGGCGCGGTCGATCTCGTGGTCGTCGACTCGGTGGCGGCGCTGACCCCCAAGGCCGAGATCGAGGGCGAGATGGGCGACTCGCACGTTGGCTTGCAGGCCCGGTTGATGTCGCAGGCATTGCGCAAGCTGACCGCCAACATCAAGCGCTCGAACACCCTGGTTATCTTCATCAACCAGATTCGCATGAAGATCGGCGTGATGTTCGGCAGTCCCGAAACCACCACCGGCGGCAACGCGCTCAAGTTCTACGCCTCGGTGCGCCTGGACATCCGCCGCATCGGTTCGATCAAGAAGGGCGACGAGGTGGTCGGTAACGAGACCCGGGTGAAGGTGGTCAAGAACAAGATCGCGCCGCCCTTCCGGCAGGCCGAGTTCGAGATCCTTTATGGCGAGGGCGTGTCGCGCGAGGGCGAGCTGATCGAGCTCGGCGTGCAGCAGGGTCTGATCGACAAGTCCGGCGCGTGGTACAGCTACAACGGCGAGCGCATCGGGCAGGGCAAGGACAACGTGCGCAATTTCCTCAAGGAGCACCCGGAGATGGCGGACGAGATCGACCGCGCATTGCGCGAGCGTCTGTTGCCCAAACGGGGCGGTGAGGCCGAGCATGCGCCGGCCGGGCAGGAAGTCGACGCCTGA
- the thpR gene encoding RNA 2',3'-cyclic phosphodiesterase has protein sequence MRVFFALLPDEAARRALGDVVAALPPQAGRAVPSANLHLTLVFIGEADPARLACLHARAAGVAFSPIRIRLDWLDGFARSRVWWLGPHAADAALQSLAARLAAALVPCGPMQEERPLRAHVTLSHAAREMPAAARFAPIEWQADAFALMVSRHTPAGVRYEVLARYPQDAGMPLSAGPSVG, from the coding sequence GTGCGCGTTTTTTTTGCGCTGTTGCCCGATGAGGCGGCGAGGCGGGCATTGGGCGACGTGGTCGCCGCCTTGCCGCCGCAGGCGGGCCGCGCCGTCCCATCCGCCAATCTACACTTGACGCTGGTCTTCATTGGCGAGGCCGATCCTGCGCGGCTGGCCTGCCTGCATGCGCGCGCTGCCGGCGTGGCCTTCTCGCCGATACGAATCCGGCTCGATTGGCTGGACGGCTTCGCGCGCAGCCGAGTTTGGTGGCTGGGGCCGCACGCGGCCGATGCGGCCCTCCAGTCGTTGGCCGCGCGCCTGGCGGCGGCGCTCGTTCCGTGCGGACCCATGCAGGAGGAGCGCCCCCTGCGCGCGCATGTAACCCTCTCGCACGCGGCCCGCGAGATGCCGGCGGCGGCTCGGTTCGCGCCGATCGAGTGGCAGGCGGATGCGTTCGCCCTGATGGTCTCGCGCCATACGCCTGCCGGCGTGCGCTACGAGGTGCTGGCGCGCTATCCGCAGGATGCGGGCATGCCTTTGTCGGCGGGTCCATCTGTGGGATAA
- a CDS encoding CinA family protein, with the protein MQDDRSDVAELLGRALSARGMRLVTAESCTGGWIAKRVTDVSGSSAWFEAGFVTYSNRMKAALLGVPESVFASAGAVSEACVRAMVAGALERASGDIAVAVSGIAGPGGGSSDKPVGTVWFGYAQNGGTIEAECHRFEGNRDAVRRAAVDRALRGLLARVGVG; encoded by the coding sequence ATGCAGGACGATAGATCGGATGTCGCCGAGCTGCTGGGCAGGGCGTTGTCGGCCAGGGGGATGAGATTGGTGACGGCCGAGTCCTGCACCGGCGGCTGGATCGCCAAGCGGGTGACCGACGTGTCTGGCAGCTCGGCCTGGTTCGAGGCCGGTTTCGTGACCTACAGCAATCGGATGAAGGCGGCCTTGCTCGGAGTGCCAGAGTCCGTATTCGCGAGCGCCGGGGCGGTGAGCGAGGCATGCGTCAGGGCGATGGTCGCCGGTGCGCTCGAGCGGGCAAGTGGCGATATCGCGGTCGCGGTCAGCGGGATCGCCGGTCCGGGGGGGGGCAGCTCGGATAAACCGGTGGGTACGGTCTGGTTCGGCTATGCGCAGAATGGCGGCACGATCGAGGCCGAATGCCATCGATTCGAAGGAAATCGCGACGCCGTCAGACGTGCTGCGGTCGACAGAGCCCTGCGCGGGCTGCTTGCACGCGTCGGGGTTGGATGA
- a CDS encoding ferritin-like domain-containing protein, translating into MSLATRPTVPPHTHWHLEDVPFHAIDGRRIASDTFYFDLLVSASFVEITTELYTHNLIEYFEGDDNLQNWLRTQWLPEEMQHGHALRRYVAAVWPAFDWEVAYRGFYADYARFCKTELLGPTRGLEMAARCIVETGTASLYTMLYRASPEPVLRELAKRIRTDETYHYQRFHEAFLRYREEEGLPRHAILRTVFGRIREIDSEDAYFAFKHAYRARCADGDFDAAYRQFSRQARRLARVHYPYRMAVHMGLKPLALPDAVRRLTEPMVRAATRYLLSR; encoded by the coding sequence ATGTCTCTTGCAACCCGCCCCACGGTACCGCCGCACACGCACTGGCATCTCGAAGACGTCCCATTCCACGCCATCGACGGGCGCAGGATCGCCAGCGACACGTTCTACTTCGATCTTCTCGTATCCGCGTCCTTCGTGGAAATCACCACCGAACTCTACACGCACAATCTGATCGAATATTTCGAAGGCGACGACAACCTGCAAAACTGGCTCCGCACACAATGGCTGCCGGAGGAAATGCAGCATGGCCACGCCCTGCGCCGCTACGTTGCTGCCGTCTGGCCGGCATTCGACTGGGAGGTCGCCTATCGGGGCTTCTACGCCGATTACGCCCGCTTCTGCAAAACCGAGCTGCTCGGACCGACGCGCGGACTGGAAATGGCGGCCCGCTGCATAGTCGAAACCGGCACCGCCTCGCTATACACCATGCTGTATCGCGCCAGCCCCGAGCCTGTGCTGCGCGAGCTGGCCAAACGGATTCGCACCGATGAAACCTATCACTACCAGCGCTTCCATGAGGCCTTTCTGCGCTATCGCGAGGAGGAGGGCCTCCCGCGCCACGCCATTCTCAGGACCGTATTCGGGCGCATTCGCGAAATCGACAGCGAGGACGCCTATTTCGCCTTCAAGCATGCCTATCGCGCGCGCTGCGCCGACGGGGATTTCGACGCGGCCTATCGGCAGTTCAGCCGGCAGGCACGTCGACTCGCACGCGTCCACTACCCGTACCGCATGGCTGTGCACATGGGTCTCAAGCCGCTCGCCCTGCCGGATGCCGTACGCCGCCTGACCGAACCCATGGTACGCGCCGCCACCCGCTATCTGCTGAGCCGATGA
- a CDS encoding RES domain-containing protein, which yields MRLEAPPCDAHEARVSSITDYTDAQRLGNAMRHSGVEASRYVSARDPARGRNLVMFAPDTFSAPSPRDLRGWHCTTTSDRVIFVAAHCDDGRQFERDLFEVDVGLPAPAP from the coding sequence ATCCGGCTCGAGGCTCCGCCCTGCGATGCCCATGAAGCGCGCGTCTCGTCGATAACCGATTACACCGACGCCCAGCGGCTCGGCAATGCCATGCGCCACAGCGGCGTCGAGGCATCCCGCTACGTCTCTGCGCGGGATCCCGCGCGCGGCCGCAACCTGGTGATGTTCGCGCCCGACACGTTCAGCGCCCCCTCCCCCCGCGACCTGCGCGGATGGCACTGCACCACGACGAGCGATCGCGTCATCTTCGTTGCCGCGCACTGCGACGATGGCCGGCAATTCGAGCGCGACCTCTTCGAGGTCGACGTCGGCCTTCCCGCCCCAGCCCCCTGA
- the mutS gene encoding DNA mismatch repair protein MutS: protein MMQQYLRIKAEQPERLLFYRMGDFYELFYEDARKAAKLLNLTLTARGQSAGEPIPMAGVPVHSAEQYLARLVRLGESVAICEQIGDPATSKGPVEREVVRIVTPGTVTDDALLDAHQDNLVAAVVPGAAGGYGVAALDLGSGRFSVCVPQDDEALLGELERLHPAELLVPEGFAPPGGDRPGLTRYPPWHFESATAFELLTRQFGTRDLSGFGCDDLGDAIGAAGALLQYAGETQRSALPHITGLVAERHDDAIILDAITRQNLELERNLGGGETHTLVSVLDRTATPMGSRCLRRWVNRPLRDAAVLQARYQAIGTLIESGAYESLHEVLRGVGDIERILARVALKSARPRDLATLRRALDTMPTLHGILAPLDAPLLVQLVTALDTHPQVRDLLRDALVEEPPVLIRDGGVMAAGYDAKLDELRALSENADRFLVDLEVRERERCGIPTLKVAYNRVHGYYIEISKAQAAKAPADYSRRQTLKGAERYITPELKAFEDKVLSARERALAREKALYDDLLDLLAPSLDSLRDAAAALAALDVLCALAERARSLDYTPPELTDTPVLRIEGGRHPVVEQVLKEPFVPNDLDLGDARRMLIITGPNMGGKSTYMRQTALIVLLAHIGSYVPARRALIGPIDRIFTRIGAADDLASGRSTFMVEMTEAANILNNATPDSLVLMDEIGRGTSTFDGLSLAWACAQHLAEHNRAFTLFATHYFELTTLPEECPGVDNAHTEAVEHGDQVIFLHRLNPGPASQSYGLQVARLAGVPPAVIQRARQRLARLEDQAAAVTENTQQYSLFSAPAPDPMADALVRSLRETDPDTLTPRQALDLMYRLRDMIDDIHEA from the coding sequence ATGATGCAGCAGTATCTGCGCATCAAGGCGGAACAACCTGAGCGCCTGCTTTTCTACCGCATGGGCGACTTCTACGAACTGTTCTACGAGGATGCGCGCAAGGCCGCCAAGCTGCTCAACCTGACCCTGACCGCGCGCGGTCAGTCGGCCGGCGAGCCGATCCCGATGGCGGGCGTGCCGGTGCATTCGGCCGAGCAGTATCTCGCACGCCTAGTACGTCTCGGCGAATCCGTCGCGATCTGCGAGCAGATCGGCGATCCGGCAACCAGCAAGGGGCCGGTCGAGCGCGAGGTGGTCCGCATCGTCACGCCGGGCACAGTGACCGACGACGCTCTGCTCGACGCCCACCAGGACAATTTGGTGGCCGCCGTTGTCCCCGGCGCGGCGGGCGGTTACGGCGTGGCCGCGCTCGATCTCGGCAGCGGCCGCTTCAGCGTCTGCGTGCCGCAGGACGACGAGGCGCTGCTGGGGGAACTGGAACGCCTGCACCCCGCCGAACTGCTGGTGCCCGAAGGCTTCGCGCCGCCCGGCGGCGACCGCCCCGGTCTCACCCGTTATCCGCCCTGGCACTTCGAATCGGCCACCGCCTTCGAACTGCTGACGCGGCAATTCGGCACCCGCGACCTCAGCGGCTTCGGCTGCGACGACCTGGGCGATGCGATCGGCGCCGCCGGCGCGCTGCTGCAATACGCCGGCGAAACCCAGCGCAGCGCCTTGCCGCACATCACCGGCCTGGTGGCCGAACGCCACGACGACGCCATCATTCTCGACGCCATCACCCGGCAGAACCTGGAACTCGAACGCAACCTGGGCGGCGGCGAAACGCATACGCTGGTCAGCGTGCTCGATCGCACCGCGACGCCCATGGGCAGCCGCTGCCTGCGGCGCTGGGTCAACCGTCCGCTGCGCGACGCCGCCGTGCTACAGGCCCGCTACCAGGCCATCGGCACACTGATCGAAAGCGGCGCATATGAATCCCTGCATGAAGTGCTGCGCGGCGTCGGCGACATCGAAAGAATCCTCGCACGCGTCGCCCTCAAATCCGCCCGCCCGCGAGACCTCGCGACCCTGCGTCGCGCACTGGATACGATGCCGACATTGCACGGGATACTCGCGCCGCTGGACGCGCCGCTGCTTGTCCAACTGGTCACGGCACTCGACACGCACCCGCAGGTCCGCGATCTGCTGCGTGACGCGCTGGTCGAAGAGCCGCCCGTACTGATCCGCGATGGCGGCGTCATGGCCGCCGGTTACGATGCCAAACTCGATGAACTCCGCGCGCTCTCGGAAAACGCGGATCGGTTTCTGGTCGACCTGGAAGTGCGCGAACGCGAGCGCTGCGGCATCCCCACCCTCAAGGTGGCGTATAACCGGGTGCATGGCTACTACATCGAGATCAGCAAGGCCCAGGCCGCCAAGGCGCCGGCGGACTACTCCCGGCGCCAAACCCTCAAGGGCGCCGAGCGCTACATCACGCCCGAGCTCAAGGCCTTCGAGGACAAGGTCCTATCAGCCCGAGAGCGCGCACTCGCGCGCGAAAAGGCGCTCTACGATGACCTGCTGGACCTGCTGGCGCCATCGCTCGACAGCCTGCGCGACGCCGCTGCCGCGCTCGCCGCGCTCGATGTGCTTTGCGCCCTGGCCGAACGTGCGCGCAGCCTGGACTACACCCCCCCAGAACTGACCGACACCCCGGTCCTGCGCATCGAGGGCGGGCGCCACCCCGTGGTCGAGCAGGTACTGAAGGAACCCTTCGTCCCCAACGATCTCGACCTTGGCGACGCTCGCCGGATGCTGATCATCACCGGCCCCAACATGGGCGGCAAATCCACCTATATGCGCCAGACCGCCTTGATCGTGCTGCTCGCCCACATCGGCAGCTATGTTCCGGCCCGCCGCGCCCTGATCGGACCCATCGACCGGATATTCACCCGCATCGGCGCGGCCGACGATCTGGCCTCGGGGCGTTCCACGTTCATGGTCGAGATGACCGAAGCGGCCAACATACTGAACAATGCCACCCCCGACAGTCTCGTGCTCATGGACGAGATCGGCCGCGGCACCAGCACCTTCGACGGCCTCTCCCTGGCCTGGGCTTGCGCCCAGCATCTGGCCGAACACAACCGCGCGTTCACGCTCTTCGCCACCCACTACTTCGAGCTGACCACGCTGCCCGAGGAATGTCCCGGCGTGGACAATGCCCATACCGAAGCCGTCGAGCACGGCGACCAGGTCATCTTCCTGCATCGCCTCAATCCGGGCCCGGCCAGTCAGAGCTATGGTCTGCAGGTCGCTCGCCTGGCGGGTGTCCCGCCGGCGGTGATCCAACGCGCCAGGCAACGCCTCGCAAGACTGGAGGATCAGGCCGCGGCGGTTACCGAAAATACACAGCAATACAGCCTGTTCTCCGCGCCGGCGCCCGATCCCATGGCCGATGCGCTTGTGCGTTCATTACGCGAGACCGACCCGGACACGCTGACGCCACGCCAAGCACTGGACCTGATGTACCGATTACGCGACATGATCGACGACATCCACGAAGCTTGA